In one window of Sardina pilchardus chromosome 23, fSarPil1.1, whole genome shotgun sequence DNA:
- the arl6 gene encoding ADP-ribosylation factor-like protein 6 gives MGLFDKLAGWLGLKKKEVNVLCLGLDNSGKTTIINQLKPSNAQAQDIVPTIGFSIEKFKTSSLSFTVFDMSGQGRYRNLWEHYYKEGQAIIFVIDSSDKLRMVVAKEELDTLLSHPDIKHRRIPILFFANKMDLKEALSSVKVSQLLCLENIKDKPWHICASNAIKGEGLQEGVDWLQDQIRTMRT, from the exons ATGGGGCTGTTCGACAAGCTCGCGGGATGGCTGGGGCTGAAGAAGAAGGAGGTGAACGTGCTGTGCCTGGGGCTCGACAACAGCGGGAAGACCACCATCATCAACCAGCTCAAGCCGTCTAAC GCTCAAGCGCAAGACATAGTCCCCACCATTGGCTTCAGCATAGAGAAGTTTAAAACCTCCAG CCTGTCCTTCACAGTGTTCGACATGTCAGGACAAGGCAGATACCGGAACCTCTGGGAGCATTATTACAA ggagggccAAGCCATTATATTTGTCATAGACAGTTCAGATAAGTTGAGGATGGTGGTTGCCAAGGAGGAGCTGGACACTCTACTCAGTCACCCAG atatcaagCACCGGCGCATCCCCATCCTGTTCTTTGCCAATAAGATGGACCTGAAGGAGGCGCTCTCCTCAGTGAAGGTGTCGCAGCTGCTCTGCCTGGAGAACATCAAGGACAAGCCCTGGCACATctg tgCCAGCAATGCCATCAAGGGGGAAGGCCTTCAGGAGGGCGTCGACTGGCTGCAAG